The following are from one region of the Megachile rotundata isolate GNS110a chromosome 15, iyMegRotu1, whole genome shotgun sequence genome:
- the LOC100876474 gene encoding uncharacterized protein LOC100876474: MKVIIFMIIVGLCAAMPQYYIPEGFVYPHPANLLNSAVEDTLPNELRNDFYKDPRIAAKLAKESWITNKEMQVIDRESDKIPRQQVYNVLHNAGFVRK; encoded by the exons ATGAAGGTAATTATATTTATGATCATCGTGGGATTATGTGCAGCCATGCCACAATACTACATCCCTGAAGGTTTCGTGTATCCTCATCCGGCTAACTTATTAAATTCAGCAGTAGAGGACACATTACCCAATGAGTTACGAAACGACTTTTACAAAGATCCAAGAATTGCTGCTAAACTCGCGAAAGAATCATGGATTACCAACAAAGAGATGCAG GTAATTGACCGTGAATCGGATAAAATTCCACGGCAACAAGTATACAACGTTCTTCACAATGCAGGATTTgtacgaaaataa
- the LOC100877397 gene encoding tetratricopeptide repeat protein 21B isoform X2, whose amino-acid sequence MEEIEYITLIEWFCHQFYYNGMLHYCKEACETYPTSEHLRLLLSLAYALIGKTQESIKETTTLMNDTDTTLAALLVQSVAYINSENVEKITVMQIETRIRDERRKSSSNGLSLAALVLLLSQKVDKAKDYIERAFKLDSSNKNVLLTKGWINLLLMNENSLNEPNLFDAVLKEEPKNVNALIGSAKYKYQHGNYAEAILTLNSLIVRYPKLCLPLIEKLYNQLAMKDWDQVLETANRILSIDSNNADAIKANAFVALCRDGNYSEALKYLQSFFKNLILTEGKAVPALISNIQLFSRIACKHQEILLELSKIVEKMMQHNAKMADLMIELGNLYISLNKIKDAEYWYRSAVRINESSFTGLKGLAHCQLLDTSEDASDLAQQQLDFLMEIQSDSVDAELLFMSAKLNSIDSNKALNYLDRAATIILYNCKYIPYGYDYIKKLNPDLCLEISKQRLIYSVANDTTQLEEKLVNHKEPSLYLLEQLSEAYPGLITAQLLLSKAKMQSGDLDGASYILRNLLDNVDSSNAEAHLLMAQILTQQGNYELASQSLEENKDVKGAIKSFQTAMSYAGLQSNKNILDITHISISDTATLYLELISAHSKMGQFNEAIAIIQDAKAKLENTMEEGKVLIGNAELFLEMEELDEAINCLSKVTPDQPYYLQAHTRLAEINLKYKKDRLAFAMCFRELVEHCPGPKTYSMLGDAYISIQEPERAIEAYEQALKQNPLNKVYIASKLGKALVKTHQYTKAINYYRDIMKQENFNSLKLDLAKLFMTLKQYDKAEITLVQELQDGRRDSDKQSLEVRGQLLLLLAKTREKAGNIQGALSALKEAKENQHRYIQRLGTSNIENEKQFLANICLTMADYSSSLRDYDQAIMYYKEALNHKSTDVNALLSLAKLYMQTNNLDQCAQSCTAVLNTDPNNEAASIMMADLAFRKVDFETAAFHFRQLLLKQPTYWTALARLIEVSRRTGNMDDLEEWLHRAEEGTRSAHLAAGYYYCAGLLDWRMGKLNSALRHFNFVRRDPEWGQQAIYNMIEICLDPDDDSSLSNEVFNDDDTEYQDSRTMALKTAYRLLQELNPKGSPHEMLTHRLLSNFFLLVTKQKSNIEKALQDCTALASQETLRDHVGPALGMAMAHILLKQTPRARNHLKRVSKNTWTFEDAEYLERCWLLLADIYVQSNKYDLANDLLRRVLQHNATCVRAHELSGYIAEKEQNYREAALQYSQAWKYGGKSKLSIAYKLAYCSMKAKSYADGIEACNEILKQSPDYPRVKKEILEKCINNLRT is encoded by the exons CGAAAGACGAAAATCGTCTTCAAATGGATTATCATTAGCAGCTTTAGTGTTGCTTTTATCTCAGAAAGTTGACAAAGCAAAGGATTATATCGAAAGGGCATTTAAACTTGATTCATCCAACAAAAATGTTTTGTTGACTAAAGGTTGGATAAATTTATTGCTCATGAATGAGAACAGTTTGAATGAACCAAATTTGTTTGATGCTGTTTTAAAAGAAGAACCAAAGAACGTAAATGCTTTAATTGGTTCTGCAAAATATAAATACCAGCATGGCAATTATGCTGAAGCAATATTGACATTGAATTCATTAATTGTACGCTATCCTAAATTATGCTTACCtttgattgaaaaattgtataatcaaCTTGCAATGAAAGATTGGGATCAAGTACTAGAAACTGCTAACAGAATACTATCCATTGATTCAAATAATGCAGATGCTATTAAAGCGAATGCATTTGTAGCTCTTTGTAGAGATGGAAATTATAGCGAAGCATTGAAGTATttacaatcattttttaaaaatctaataCTTACAGAGGGAAAAGCTGTGCCTGCTTTAATtagtaatattcaattattttctcgAATCGCATGCAAACATCAAGAAATTTTATTAGAACTAtctaaaattgttgaaaaaatgATGCAGCACAATGCAAAAATGGCAGATCTCATGattgaattgggaaatttatatatttcattgaataaaataaaagacgCAGAATATTGGTATAGAAGCGCTGTCAGAATCAATGAATCTTCATTTACAGGTCTGAAAGGCTTAGCGCACTGTCAGCTTTTAGATACTTCAGAAGATGCATCAGATTTGGCACAACAGCAATTAGATTTTTTGATGGAAATACAATCGGATTCAGTGGATGCGGAACTACTTTTTATGTCTGCAAAATTGAATAGCATCGATTCAAATAAAGCTTTAAATTATTTAGACAGAGCAGCCACAAtcatattatataattgtaaataCATTCCATATGGATacgattatataaaaaaattaaacccTGATTTATGTTTAGAGATTTCTAAGCAACGTTTAATTTATTCTGTGGCAAATGATACAACACAGTTGGAGGAAAAATTAGTGAATCATAAGGAACCAAGTTTATACTTGTTGGAACAGTTGTCAGAAGCATATCCTGGTTTGATCACAGCTCAATTACTGTTAAGTAAGGCTAAAATGCAAAGCGGGGATTTAGACGGTGCTTCATACATATTAAGAAATTTGTTGGATAATGTCGATTCGTCAAACGCAGAAGCTCATTTACTTATGGCACAAATTTTAACTCAACAAGGAAATTACGAATTGGCTTCCCAGAGTCTGGAA GAAAACAAAGACGTGAAAGGTGCAATAAAAAGTTTCCAAACAGCTATGTCATATGCAGGATTGCaatctaataaaaatattttggatATTACGCATATTTCTATATCAGATACTGCAACGCTGTATCTTGAATTAATTTCCGCTCATAGCAAAATGGGGCAGTTTAATGAAGCTATTGCTATAATACAAGATGCAAAAGCGAAGCTTGAAAATACTATGGAAGAGGGCAAAGTGTTAATAGGAAATGCAGAATTATTTCTGGAAATGGAAGAACTTGATGAAGCCATTAACTGTTTATCTAAAGTAACTCCGGATCAACCCTATTATTTACAAGCACACACACGTTTAGCtgagataaatttaaaatataaaaaagatcgACTCGCGTTTGCTATGTGTTTCAG GGAACTGGTAGAACATTGCCCTGGTCCCAAGACATACAGTATGCTTGGTGATGCATATATTTCCATACAAGAACCAGAAAGGGCAATAGAAGCGTATGAACAAGCTTTAAAACAAAATCCTTTAAATAAAGTATATATAGCGAGTAAACTAGGAAAAGCGCTTGTAAAGACTCATCAGTATACAAAGGCTATAAATTATTATCGCGATATAATGAAACAGGAAAATTTTAACAGCTTAAAATTGGATCTCGCGAAGCTATTCATGACATTGAAACAATATGATAAGGCAGAAATTACATTGGTGCAAGAACTGCAAG atGGCCGTCGAGATTCCGATAAACAAAGTTTAGAAGTACGAGGTCAATTATTGCTGCTGCTTGCTAAAACTCGTGAGAAAGCAGGCAATATTCAAGGTGCTTTGTCAGCGTTGAAAGAGGCTAAAGAGAATCAACACAGATACATACAACGCCTAGGAACTTCTAATATAGAAAATGAGAAACAATTCTTGGCTAACATTTGTCTGACAATGGCAGATTATTCATCTTCTTTGAGGGATTATGATCAAGCTATAATGTACTATAAGGAAGCTTTAAATCATAAATCTACAGATGTAAATGCTTTATTATCATTAGCGAAGCTTTACATGCAG ACGAATAATTTGGACCAATGTGCTCAAAGTTGTACAGCCGTATTAAATACAGATCCAAATAACGAAGCTGCTTCAATAATGATGGCTGATCTTGCATTTAGAAAAGTTGATTTTGAAACGGCTGCCTTTCATTTTCGACAATTATTGCTGAAACAGCCAACGTATTGGACTGCATTGGCAAGGCTAATAGAAGTTTCCCGTAGAACAG GAAATATGGATGATTTAGAAGAATGGTTACACCGAGCAGAGGAAGGTACAAGGAGTGCACATTTAGCAGCTGGTTATTATTACTGTGCAGGTTTATTGGATTGGCGTATGGGTAAATTAAATTCCGCGCTTCGCCATTTTAATTTCGTAAGACGTGATCCTGAATGGGGTCAACAAGCGATATACAACATGATCGAGATATGTCTAGATCCGGATGACGATTCGTCTTTGTCAAATGAAGTATTCAACGACGATGACACGGAGTATCAAGATTCTAGAACGATGGCTTTGAAGACAGCCTACCGTTTGTTACAA GAGCTGAATCCCAAAGGTAGTCCGCATGAAATGTTGACTCACAGGTTGTTAAGTAATTTTTTTTTGCTGGTTACAAAGCAGAAATCAAATATAGAGAAAGCTCTACAGGATTGCACGGCTCTAGCTAGCCAAGAAACGTTAAGAGACCATGTTGGACCAGCCTTAGGCATGGCAATGGCTCACATTCTTCTTAAACAAACTCCGCGTGCTCGAAATCATTTAAAGCGCGTTAGCAAGAATACCTGGACATTCGAGGACGCGGAATATCTAGAACGTTGTTGGTTACTTTTGGCCGATATCTATGTACAGTCTAATAAATATGACTTAGCAAATGATCTTCTACGGCGCGTTTTACAACATAACGCAACTTGTGTAAGAGCTCACGAACTTTCTGGTTATATTGctgaaaaagaacaaaattatCGTGAAGCTGCGTTACAATACAGCCAAGCATGGAAATACGGAGGAAAATCTAAATTGTCGATTGCTTATAAACTGGCTTATTGCTCTATGAAAGCAAAATCTTATGCAGATGGTATCGAGGCttgtaatgaaattttgaaacagaGTCCAGACTATCCACgcgttaaaaaagaaattttagaaaagtgCATTAACAATTTACGTACTTGA
- the LOC100877397 gene encoding tetratricopeptide repeat protein 21B isoform X1 has protein sequence MEEIEYITLIEWFCHQFYYNGMLHYCKEACETYPTSEHLRLLLSLAYALIGKTQESIKETTTLMNDTDTTLAALLVQSVAYINSENVEKITVMQIETRIRDERRKSSSNGLSLAALVLLLSQKVDKAKDYIERAFKLDSSNKNVLLTKGWINLLLMNENSLNEPNLFDAVLKEEPKNVNALIGSAKYKYQHGNYAEAILTLNSLIVRYPKLCLPLIEKLYNQLAMKDWDQVLETANRILSIDSNNADAIKANAFVALCRDGNYSEALKYLQSFFKNLILTEGKAVPALISNIQLFSRIACKHQEILLELSKIVEKMMQHNAKMADLMIELGNLYISLNKIKDAEYWYRSAVRINESSFTGLKGLAHCQLLDTSEDASDLAQQQLDFLMEIQSDSVDAELLFMSAKLNSIDSNKALNYLDRAATIILYNCKYIPYGYDYIKKLNPDLCLEISKQRLIYSVANDTTQLEEKLVNHKEPSLYLLEQLSEAYPGLITAQLLLSKAKMQSGDLDGASYILRNLLDNVDSSNAEAHLLMAQILTQQGNYELASQSLEVGLSYNFKIRDSPIYHLIIGIIQKENKDVKGAIKSFQTAMSYAGLQSNKNILDITHISISDTATLYLELISAHSKMGQFNEAIAIIQDAKAKLENTMEEGKVLIGNAELFLEMEELDEAINCLSKVTPDQPYYLQAHTRLAEINLKYKKDRLAFAMCFRELVEHCPGPKTYSMLGDAYISIQEPERAIEAYEQALKQNPLNKVYIASKLGKALVKTHQYTKAINYYRDIMKQENFNSLKLDLAKLFMTLKQYDKAEITLVQELQDGRRDSDKQSLEVRGQLLLLLAKTREKAGNIQGALSALKEAKENQHRYIQRLGTSNIENEKQFLANICLTMADYSSSLRDYDQAIMYYKEALNHKSTDVNALLSLAKLYMQTNNLDQCAQSCTAVLNTDPNNEAASIMMADLAFRKVDFETAAFHFRQLLLKQPTYWTALARLIEVSRRTGNMDDLEEWLHRAEEGTRSAHLAAGYYYCAGLLDWRMGKLNSALRHFNFVRRDPEWGQQAIYNMIEICLDPDDDSSLSNEVFNDDDTEYQDSRTMALKTAYRLLQELNPKGSPHEMLTHRLLSNFFLLVTKQKSNIEKALQDCTALASQETLRDHVGPALGMAMAHILLKQTPRARNHLKRVSKNTWTFEDAEYLERCWLLLADIYVQSNKYDLANDLLRRVLQHNATCVRAHELSGYIAEKEQNYREAALQYSQAWKYGGKSKLSIAYKLAYCSMKAKSYADGIEACNEILKQSPDYPRVKKEILEKCINNLRT, from the exons CGAAAGACGAAAATCGTCTTCAAATGGATTATCATTAGCAGCTTTAGTGTTGCTTTTATCTCAGAAAGTTGACAAAGCAAAGGATTATATCGAAAGGGCATTTAAACTTGATTCATCCAACAAAAATGTTTTGTTGACTAAAGGTTGGATAAATTTATTGCTCATGAATGAGAACAGTTTGAATGAACCAAATTTGTTTGATGCTGTTTTAAAAGAAGAACCAAAGAACGTAAATGCTTTAATTGGTTCTGCAAAATATAAATACCAGCATGGCAATTATGCTGAAGCAATATTGACATTGAATTCATTAATTGTACGCTATCCTAAATTATGCTTACCtttgattgaaaaattgtataatcaaCTTGCAATGAAAGATTGGGATCAAGTACTAGAAACTGCTAACAGAATACTATCCATTGATTCAAATAATGCAGATGCTATTAAAGCGAATGCATTTGTAGCTCTTTGTAGAGATGGAAATTATAGCGAAGCATTGAAGTATttacaatcattttttaaaaatctaataCTTACAGAGGGAAAAGCTGTGCCTGCTTTAATtagtaatattcaattattttctcgAATCGCATGCAAACATCAAGAAATTTTATTAGAACTAtctaaaattgttgaaaaaatgATGCAGCACAATGCAAAAATGGCAGATCTCATGattgaattgggaaatttatatatttcattgaataaaataaaagacgCAGAATATTGGTATAGAAGCGCTGTCAGAATCAATGAATCTTCATTTACAGGTCTGAAAGGCTTAGCGCACTGTCAGCTTTTAGATACTTCAGAAGATGCATCAGATTTGGCACAACAGCAATTAGATTTTTTGATGGAAATACAATCGGATTCAGTGGATGCGGAACTACTTTTTATGTCTGCAAAATTGAATAGCATCGATTCAAATAAAGCTTTAAATTATTTAGACAGAGCAGCCACAAtcatattatataattgtaaataCATTCCATATGGATacgattatataaaaaaattaaacccTGATTTATGTTTAGAGATTTCTAAGCAACGTTTAATTTATTCTGTGGCAAATGATACAACACAGTTGGAGGAAAAATTAGTGAATCATAAGGAACCAAGTTTATACTTGTTGGAACAGTTGTCAGAAGCATATCCTGGTTTGATCACAGCTCAATTACTGTTAAGTAAGGCTAAAATGCAAAGCGGGGATTTAGACGGTGCTTCATACATATTAAGAAATTTGTTGGATAATGTCGATTCGTCAAACGCAGAAGCTCATTTACTTATGGCACAAATTTTAACTCAACAAGGAAATTACGAATTGGCTTCCCAGAGTCTGGAAGTAGGTTTGAGTTATAATTTCAAGATCAGAGACAGTCCAATCTATCATTTAATCATAGGCATTATTCAAAAGGAAAACAAAGACGTGAAAGGTGCAATAAAAAGTTTCCAAACAGCTATGTCATATGCAGGATTGCaatctaataaaaatattttggatATTACGCATATTTCTATATCAGATACTGCAACGCTGTATCTTGAATTAATTTCCGCTCATAGCAAAATGGGGCAGTTTAATGAAGCTATTGCTATAATACAAGATGCAAAAGCGAAGCTTGAAAATACTATGGAAGAGGGCAAAGTGTTAATAGGAAATGCAGAATTATTTCTGGAAATGGAAGAACTTGATGAAGCCATTAACTGTTTATCTAAAGTAACTCCGGATCAACCCTATTATTTACAAGCACACACACGTTTAGCtgagataaatttaaaatataaaaaagatcgACTCGCGTTTGCTATGTGTTTCAG GGAACTGGTAGAACATTGCCCTGGTCCCAAGACATACAGTATGCTTGGTGATGCATATATTTCCATACAAGAACCAGAAAGGGCAATAGAAGCGTATGAACAAGCTTTAAAACAAAATCCTTTAAATAAAGTATATATAGCGAGTAAACTAGGAAAAGCGCTTGTAAAGACTCATCAGTATACAAAGGCTATAAATTATTATCGCGATATAATGAAACAGGAAAATTTTAACAGCTTAAAATTGGATCTCGCGAAGCTATTCATGACATTGAAACAATATGATAAGGCAGAAATTACATTGGTGCAAGAACTGCAAG atGGCCGTCGAGATTCCGATAAACAAAGTTTAGAAGTACGAGGTCAATTATTGCTGCTGCTTGCTAAAACTCGTGAGAAAGCAGGCAATATTCAAGGTGCTTTGTCAGCGTTGAAAGAGGCTAAAGAGAATCAACACAGATACATACAACGCCTAGGAACTTCTAATATAGAAAATGAGAAACAATTCTTGGCTAACATTTGTCTGACAATGGCAGATTATTCATCTTCTTTGAGGGATTATGATCAAGCTATAATGTACTATAAGGAAGCTTTAAATCATAAATCTACAGATGTAAATGCTTTATTATCATTAGCGAAGCTTTACATGCAG ACGAATAATTTGGACCAATGTGCTCAAAGTTGTACAGCCGTATTAAATACAGATCCAAATAACGAAGCTGCTTCAATAATGATGGCTGATCTTGCATTTAGAAAAGTTGATTTTGAAACGGCTGCCTTTCATTTTCGACAATTATTGCTGAAACAGCCAACGTATTGGACTGCATTGGCAAGGCTAATAGAAGTTTCCCGTAGAACAG GAAATATGGATGATTTAGAAGAATGGTTACACCGAGCAGAGGAAGGTACAAGGAGTGCACATTTAGCAGCTGGTTATTATTACTGTGCAGGTTTATTGGATTGGCGTATGGGTAAATTAAATTCCGCGCTTCGCCATTTTAATTTCGTAAGACGTGATCCTGAATGGGGTCAACAAGCGATATACAACATGATCGAGATATGTCTAGATCCGGATGACGATTCGTCTTTGTCAAATGAAGTATTCAACGACGATGACACGGAGTATCAAGATTCTAGAACGATGGCTTTGAAGACAGCCTACCGTTTGTTACAA GAGCTGAATCCCAAAGGTAGTCCGCATGAAATGTTGACTCACAGGTTGTTAAGTAATTTTTTTTTGCTGGTTACAAAGCAGAAATCAAATATAGAGAAAGCTCTACAGGATTGCACGGCTCTAGCTAGCCAAGAAACGTTAAGAGACCATGTTGGACCAGCCTTAGGCATGGCAATGGCTCACATTCTTCTTAAACAAACTCCGCGTGCTCGAAATCATTTAAAGCGCGTTAGCAAGAATACCTGGACATTCGAGGACGCGGAATATCTAGAACGTTGTTGGTTACTTTTGGCCGATATCTATGTACAGTCTAATAAATATGACTTAGCAAATGATCTTCTACGGCGCGTTTTACAACATAACGCAACTTGTGTAAGAGCTCACGAACTTTCTGGTTATATTGctgaaaaagaacaaaattatCGTGAAGCTGCGTTACAATACAGCCAAGCATGGAAATACGGAGGAAAATCTAAATTGTCGATTGCTTATAAACTGGCTTATTGCTCTATGAAAGCAAAATCTTATGCAGATGGTATCGAGGCttgtaatgaaattttgaaacagaGTCCAGACTATCCACgcgttaaaaaagaaattttagaaaagtgCATTAACAATTTACGTACTTGA